The genomic DNA CCAAACGCCCTTTTCGCGCTTGATTTGATCCAGAAAGAGCAAGGCTCCGACATAAGTCAAAGCCCAACCAATTCCGGCGACGGCCCGAGAAGGCCGTCCAAATTGTTCTAATAAAAGAACAAAGTGTCAAAAGCTGTATACTTTCCCATGCTTCGATCCTCGTAAGGATCTAAGCGGTTAGTGTACTAGACTTGGAACAATATCACTTCGAAGCAGATGCTTCAGGCAAGACCCATACTCGGGCTTACCAGTGATACTGATGTTGTTTCTCTCTAAACGATGTCAATGTTTGAAGCTTGAAGCTTCAAACAGCGTCCTTCACAGGACGATCAGATACATTCGCAAATGCAGCCAGTGATCATGTGAAGTGGGTGTGTGTGTGTGTTAAAACCTTTAACGGGTGCTGCTCTCGATGTTTGCTGAAGCAATCATCTGCCGCACACTCCTGACAATTTACAACGTAAATTGCAGGTTGGTGGAGCCTAGGAGGATCGAACTCCTGACCTCCTGAATGCAAATCAGGCGCTCTCCCAGCTGAGCTAAGGCCCCAACAGTTCTTACAAAACAGCCAAACGGCCATCCGTAAATTTGGTGGGTCGAGGAGGACTTGAACCTCCGACCTCACGCTTATCAGGCGTGCGCTCTAACCACCTGAGCTACCGACCCGGACAGACCGGTAGGTCTGTGGTAACACTTCTGAAGAGATATGAGGACGGCCTGGCCGTATATATGAGACTATGACTAGTCTCTGCTAAGTGTTTCACGAAGTTAGCAAGCTAACTTGACTAGAAACATCCTTAGAAAGGAGGTGATCCAGCCGCAGGTTCCCCTACGGCTACCTTGTTACGACTTCACCCCAGTCGCTGATCCTACCGTGGTCCGCTGCCTCCCCGAAGGGTTGGCGCACGGCCGTCGGGTAGAACCAACTCCCATGGTGTGACGGGCGGTGTGTACAAGGCCCGGGAACGTATTCACCGCGTCATGCTGTTACGCGATTACTAGCGATTCCGACTTCATGGGGTCGAGTTGCAGACCCCAATCCGAACTGAGATAGCTTTTTGGGATTAACCCATTGTCACTACCATTGTAGCACGTGTGTAGCCCAACCCGTAAGGGCCATGAGGACTTGACGTCATCCACACCTTCCTCCGGCTTATCACCGGCAGTTTTTCTAGAGTGCCCAACTAAATGATGGCAACTAAAAATGTGGGTTGCGCTCGTTGCCGGACTTAACCGAACATCTCACGACACGAGCTGACGACAGCCATGCAGCACCTGTGTGATATCCAGCCGAACTGAAAGAACCATCTCTGGTCCCGCGATATCCATGTCAAGGGTTGGTAAGGTTCTGCGCGTTGCTTCGAATTAAACCACATGCTCCACCGCTTGTGCGGGCCCCCGTCAATTCCTTTGAGTTTTAATCTTGCGACCGTACTCCCCAGGCGGAATGCTTAATCCGTTAGGTGTGTCACCGAATTGCATGCAACCCGACGACTGGCATTCATCGTTTACGGCGTGGACTACCAGGGTATCTAATCCTGTTTGCTCCCCACGCTTTCGCACCTCAGCGTCAGTATCGAGCCAGTGAGCCGCCTTCGCCACTGGTGTTCCTCCGAATATCTACGAATTTCACCTCTACACTCGGAATTCCACTCACCTCTCTCGAACTCAAGACTAGTAGTTTTGAAGGCAGTTCCAAGGTTGAGCCCTGGGATTTCACCTCCAACTTACTAATCCGCCTACGTGCGCTTTACGCCCAGTAATTCCGAATAACGCTAGCCCCCTCCGTATTACCGCGGCTGCTGGCACGGAGTTAGCCGGGGCTTCTTCTGATGGTACCGTCATTATCTTCCCATCTGAAAGATCTTTACAACCCGAAGGCCTTCATCAATCACGCGGCATGGCTAGATCAGGCTTGCGCCCATTGTCTAAGATTCCCCACTGCTGCCTCCCGTAGGAGTCTGGGCCGTGTCTCAGTCCCAGTGTGGCTGATCATCCTCTCAAACCAGCTATGGATCGTCGGCTTGGTAGGCCATTACCCCACCAACTACCTAATCCAACGCGGGCCAATCCAAAGGCGATAAATCTTTCCCCCCTAACCACTACAGTTAAAGGGCACATACGGTATTACCCCCAGTTTCCCGAGACTATTCCGTACCTTTGGGTATGTTCCCACGCGTTACTCACCCGTCCGCCACTAAACCCGAAGGTTTCGTTCGACTTGCATGTGTTAGGCCTGCCGCCAGCGTTCATTCTGAGCCAGGATCAAACTCTCAAGTTGAAAAGTTCCGAAAAACTTATCCTTGACGTCGAACCTCTGCACATCTGCTACTCTATAAAGAGTAGACTTAATTCTCTGTTCTGTGCTTCAGTTGTCGAAACAACAAAAGCCGCAAAACAGTGAAGCTTGTCACTCTCATCATCGATCCATCAGCATTACACTAACTTCTCTAGAGAGCCGATATGCGTCGATTTCAACGTCGAAACGTCCAAACCGCCCACATATCTCTTCAGATAATATCAATTTCAAAGAGCAAAAGGCAAAACAAACAACCACGCCAATCTCTTGGCGCAACCACCGTCTAACCTTCAATAATTCCGAACCCTTCCAAGTCCGCCGCCGCCCCGCTTCCCGTCGTCTCCAACCGTCTGCGTTTCGGTAAGGCAGCTTTTAGGCACACTCGTCAGAACCCGCAAGACCAAAAATTGCAAAAACATGACAACAATCCAAAATCACCAACGCACAAAGGGAAAAGTTAACAAATTTAATCCCAACACTCACAAAATCAACAACACACAAACAACCAAAGACGCGAATCAAACTCGAATCTAACCCACCCCAAGCCGTAAAAACGGCCGAAATGTTGCCAAATACACATTCAAGCGTCAGAATGATTGGCGAACCCGTCACGCAAGGAAGAAGATCCATGTTCAAGACAGCCCTTCTCGCCACAGCCCTTCTTGTCGCCAACAGCGCCACTGCACAGGAGTTTACATCCTACACTACAGATGAGCCCTTTGAGGATGTCGCCTTTGCGATCGAGAACGCCATCCTCGCCAAAGGGCTGGTGATCGACTCCCTCTCTCATACTGGTGCCATGCTGGAACGCACCCGCGCCGATGTAGGCAGCGACAAGGTGCTGTTCCTTGCCGCGGATGTATATGAGTTCTGCTCTGCCAGTGTCAGCCGTCAGGTGATGGAGGCAGATCCGGACAACTTCAACTTCTGCCCCTATGTCATCCGCATCTCGGAACGGCCCGAAAGCAAAGGCACTGTAACCGTCAGCCATCAAGCCCACACCGGCACGATGGAGCCGGTGGATGCCTTATTGAAATCAATTGTGGCCGATGCTTTGGGGCTGGAATAACGCCGCTCAGGTAACATTGAGTTGACTTGAAAACATTTGCAGCCCCGGCTTAGCGCGGGCTGCAACACAATCAACCTCGATCACTTAAAAGTATAGGCTGATCCAAAACCCGTCCTGCTGCGTTTCCCTGTCACCAAAGCAAATTGGTAATGAACAACCCCAAGGGAGACGACACATGATCCGTAGAACCTTTATCGCCTTGACCGCAGCAGCTTCCATGATGTCCACGGCCGCCTTTGCCGCCGACAAGGATATCGTTGATACAGCCATTGAGGCGGGCAGCTTCACCACGCTCGTCGCCGCAGTAGAGGCCGCAGGCCTGGTGGATACACTAAAGGGCGAAGGCCCCTATACTGTATTCGCCCCCACGGACGAGGCCTTTGCCGCCCTTCCCGCAGGCACAGTAGAAAACCTGCTGATGCCAGAGAATAAAGAGATGCTGGCGGCCGTGCTGACCTATCACGTTGTCCCTGGCAAAGTGATGTCCACCGATCTGACCGAAGGCATGATGGCACCAACGGCCCAGGGCTCTGAGGTGACGATCACGTTGGACGGTGGCGCAAAGGTGAATGACGCCAATATCACGGCTGCCGATATTGAGGCCTCGAACGGCGTCATCCATGTAATCGACGCGGTAATCATGCCGCCGATGTAATCACTTACTACCCTAGAGAGGCCCGGCGTAACCGCGTCGGGCCTTTTGCTATTTCAGTGCCCTGCCCTTGATGATCGCATCATGTCCGAATTTCGCACGGATTTTATCGGTCGCCAGTTCCGCCGCTGCACGCCTGCCCGCATCGGGGTCCAGCAAGTCGCCAATGACATCAGCCTGATCATTTGGGCACAGGTCCGCAATCCCGACCCCGATAAGACGAAACGGGCCGGGGTCTTTATAAGCTGCCATCAGCGCGGCGGCCTCGCGAAAAATCCGGTCTGCCATCTGCGTCGGTGAGGCAAGGCTATGCCGCCGTGTGATTGAGGCAAAGCTCGCGGACTTCAGCTTCAGCGTCACCGTCCGCCCTGCCAGATCCCGCGCCTTGGCCCGATCCGAGACCTGCTCCGCCAATCGCCAAAGATGGCCCTCCAGCAACTCACGGTCGGTGATGTCCTCACTAAAGGTGGTCTCCTTGGAAATGGATTTCACCACCTCGTCGCGGCTGACACGGCGGGTATCCAGCCCCCGCGACAGATGCCACAGCCTGTCGCCCATGCTGCCGAAACGCGCCGAAAGGTCGACCCTGTCCCAGCGCTTGAGGTCCGCAATCCTGCGTATCCCCGCCTTTTCCAGCGCCGCCCGCGTCGCCGTCCCGACCCCCCAAAGGATCGACACGGGCTTGTCGTGTAAAAAGGCCTCGGTCTCCTCCTTGCCGATCACGGAAAAACCCCGCGGTTTATCAAGGTCCGATGCGATCTTTGCGAGGAACTTATTGTGCGACAACCCGATAGAGCCGGTGATGCCCAAACGCTCCTCCATCTCCTTTACCAGACGGGCCAGCAAAACCGCAGGCGGCGCGCCATGCAGCCGTGCGGTGCCAGTCAGGTCAAGAAACGCCTCATCCAGTGACAAAGGCTCAATCGCGGGGGTCAGCGCCTCCATCATCTTACGGATCTCCCGCGAGACGGCGACATATTCGGCCATGCGCGGTTTCACCACCACCGCCTCGGGGCACAGCTTCAGCGCCTGAAACATCGGCATGGCAGAGCGGACACCTTTGATTCGCGCTATATAGCAGCAGGTAGAAACGACACCGCGCGTCCCGCCGCCCACGATCAACGGCTGGTCGCGGTATTCGGGATGATCACGCTTTTCCACGCTGGCGTAAAAGGCATCGCAATCCATATGCGCAATGGAAAGCTGATCAAGCTCGGCGTGGGAAATGATTCGAGGCGAACGACACGCCGGGCATCGTTTCAGCCCCGGACCGAAACCGGGGGTAAATGGGGCAAGACAAGCGCGGCAAAGGGCGGACATAGGCAGAACATAGCAGTTCCGTTTCCACGGGGGAATAGGATGCAGGCGCATAGCGTTCCTATGCCGCCCGCTACATCTGACGGGGGTGCCGGATCGGCGCAACCGGCCGCGAATCTGGGTCCCCAGCTGCATAAAGAGGCCCCGAAAACAGGGCCGTCAGGCCTGCGCAACTACCCTAAAAATTGTGCAAAATTTGCCCTTTGCGGCTGTAAATGCTAGCCTAGGGCATGGATAAGGCTGGATGGGCGCTTGGAGTGTTGCCAAATTGACGAAACCACGCCCGAGTAAACCAGTTTTTTACAACCCAGATTGCATTTCTTTGCGCAAGCTGGTTAGAAAACGTCACGAGGTATAGTCTTGGGTGCGCATTATCGTCCTCTGAAAATGTGATGGCGCGCGAAAACTGGAGGTTACTATGAAGAAACTTGCACTCGCAGCGGCTTTGACCGTTGCTGCATCGACTGCTTTTGCTGGTGGCATGGCTGAACCGATGATGGAACCAGCTGTTGTTGAAGCGGCGACTTCGTCGTCCGCTGGCGGCATCGTCGTTCCTTTGTTGCTTCTGCTCGTCGTAGCAGCAGCTGCATCGAACTAATCCATCTTGGATTGGAACGAATTGGGACGGTGGGGTCAAACCTACCGTCCTTTTTTTATGCGCTGAGGGGGGAGGTTTATTTCACCCAGCCCGCAAGGTTTTCGCCAATGATTGTTGCCAGCGCGTCGATATGCGCCGCATCATCATTCAGGCACGGAATATAAGTGAAGGTTTCGCCGCCTGCGTGTTCAAAGGCCTCGCGAATTTCGCCGTTGATTTCCTCTAGCGTCTCAATGCAATCGGCGGAAAAAGCCGGCGCAATAACGGCGATGTTCTTTTTGCCCTGTTTGGCCAGTTCGGCGACATGTTCCACCGTATAGGGTTTAAGCCATTCTTCGCGGCCAAAC from Pseudorhodobacter turbinis includes the following:
- a CDS encoding DUF302 domain-containing protein, with amino-acid sequence MFKTALLATALLVANSATAQEFTSYTTDEPFEDVAFAIENAILAKGLVIDSLSHTGAMLERTRADVGSDKVLFLAADVYEFCSASVSRQVMEADPDNFNFCPYVIRISERPESKGTVTVSHQAHTGTMEPVDALLKSIVADALGLE
- a CDS encoding fasciclin domain-containing protein produces the protein MIRRTFIALTAAASMMSTAAFAADKDIVDTAIEAGSFTTLVAAVEAAGLVDTLKGEGPYTVFAPTDEAFAALPAGTVENLLMPENKEMLAAVLTYHVVPGKVMSTDLTEGMMAPTAQGSEVTITLDGGAKVNDANITAADIEASNGVIHVIDAVIMPPM
- a CDS encoding DNA polymerase IV, which codes for MSALCRACLAPFTPGFGPGLKRCPACRSPRIISHAELDQLSIAHMDCDAFYASVEKRDHPEYRDQPLIVGGGTRGVVSTCCYIARIKGVRSAMPMFQALKLCPEAVVVKPRMAEYVAVSREIRKMMEALTPAIEPLSLDEAFLDLTGTARLHGAPPAVLLARLVKEMEERLGITGSIGLSHNKFLAKIASDLDKPRGFSVIGKEETEAFLHDKPVSILWGVGTATRAALEKAGIRRIADLKRWDRVDLSARFGSMGDRLWHLSRGLDTRRVSRDEVVKSISKETTFSEDITDRELLEGHLWRLAEQVSDRAKARDLAGRTVTLKLKSASFASITRRHSLASPTQMADRIFREAAALMAAYKDPGPFRLIGVGIADLCPNDQADVIGDLLDPDAGRRAAAELATDKIRAKFGHDAIIKGRALK